One Pseudorasbora parva isolate DD20220531a chromosome 4, ASM2467924v1, whole genome shotgun sequence genomic region harbors:
- the cpz gene encoding carboxypeptidase Z isoform X1 — MINFVRRSYCHIIQSMDNKMFTFLIVLSALATCLTVPQRCSPEAAAIGRCRTPAEERPQCLEMVLGYCQDVPYSHTTFPNIVGHRTRQELEMGAEYLLLSVIHGLLKGECSPDIRLLGCSVLAPRCQDGRLMKPCRSTCEMVKQSCKHAFEAIQMAWPYFLDCDRFFVGREEGCYDPLSALREKQEVAFANISDGGLSTILQFTYHSNSQMFSILKKTAVKCPHIAHTYSIGRSVEGKNLLVIEFSNNPGQHDLLEPEIKLIGNMHGNEVLGRQLLIYLAQYLCSEYLLGNERIQTLINTTRIHILPSMNPDGYEIAASEVADRNDPENIYQEGHEYNGWTSGRANAQNLDLNRNFPDLTSIFYNRRRFRHFRNHHIPIPESYWLNKVVAPETYAVMKWIRSYPFVISASLHGGELVISYPFDFSRHPEEERMYSPTPDEQVFRQLARTYADAHATMSNNDTERCGASFGNKGGIINGAQWYSFAGGMSDFNYLHSNCYEITVELGCDKFPSEVELYPEWLRNKEALLSFMESVHRGIRGIVKDEHGNGIKGATITVRGMRHDITTAEDGDYWRLLNPGVHIVTAAATGFSKVSKRINLPRNTQVGRVDFVLKRVPQDPSLDYFNIPELDNYERFDPFNQFEQYSQRELGENGEERTEKPWWWAYFSQLGISAPTWLLRNY; from the exons ATGATCAACTTTGTACGTCGTAGCTACTGCCACATCATTCAGTCTATGGATAACAAAATGTTCacgtttttaattgttttaagcGCACTGGCGACATGCTTGACTGTCCCACAACGATGTTCCCCGGAAGCAGCAGCAATAG GAAGATGCAGAACACCTGCAGAAGAGAGGC CGCAGTGCCTAGAGATGGTGCTTGGTTACTGTCAGGATGTGCCTTACAGCCACACCACATTCCCCAACATTGTTGGTCATCGTACACGGCAGGAATTAGAGATGGGTGCGGAGTACCTTCTCTTGAGCGTGATCCACGGGCTGCTGAAGGGAGAGTGTTCTCCAGACATCCGTCTTTTGGGCTGCTCAGTGTTGGCTCCACGTTGTCAAGATGGCAGACTTATGAAGCCGTGCCGTAGCACGTGTGAAATGGTGAAACAAAGCTGCAAACATGCCTTTGAGGCCATCCAAATGGCATGGCCTTACTTCCTGGACTGTGACCGATTCTTTGTTGGCAGGGAGGAGGGTTGTTATGACCCATTGTCAGCGCTAAGAG AAAAGCAGGAAGTGGCCTTTGCCAACATATCTGATGGTGGTCTTTCCACTATCCTTCAATTCACTTACCACTCCAACTCTCAGATGTTCAGCATCCTGAAGAAGACAGCAGTGAAATGCCCCCATATCGCACATACGTACAGCATTGGACGCAGTGTGGAAGGAAAAAACTTACTAGTTATTGAATTTTCTAATAACCCTGGACAACATGACCTAT TGGAGCCAGAGATAAAATTAATTGGGAACATGCATGGAAACGAGGTTCTCGGCCGACAGCTGCTGATATACCTGGCTCAGTATCTGTGCTCTGAGTATTTGCTGGGCAATGAGCGAATTCAGACACTCATCAACACCACACGCATCCATATCCTACCCTCCATGAATCCCGACGGCTATGAGATTGCTGCTTCTGAGGTAGCCGATAGGAACGACCCCGAAAACATCTACCAGGAA GGTCATGAGTACAACGGATGGACCAGTGGTCGGGCCAATGCACAGAATCTCGATCTGAACCGCAATTTCCCTGACCTCACCTCCATCTTCTACAATCGACGTCGCTTCAGACATTTCCGTAATCACCACATCCCCATCCCTGAATCCTACTGGTTAAATAAG GTAGTTGCACCAGAGACCTATGCTGTAATGAAGTGGATACGATCCTATCCTTTTGTTATATCTGCCAGTCTGCATGGAGGAGAACTGGTCATCTCATACCCTTTTGACTTCTCTAGACATCCTGAAGAAGAAAGGATGTACTCACCCACACCAGATGAACAA GTCTTTAGGCAGTTGGCTAGGACATATGCAGATGCCCATGCCACTATGTCCAACAATGACACAGAGAGATGTGGAGCCTCATTTGGCAATAAAGGAGGGATAATCAATGGAGCACAGTGGTATAGCTTTGCTGGAG GGATGTCAGATTTTAACTACCTGCATAGTAACTGTTATGAGATCACAGTGGAGTTGGGCTGTGATAAATTCCCCTCTGAGGTGGAGCTCTACCCAGAGTGGCTCAGGAATAAGGAGGCACTGCTCAGCTTCATGGAGTCT GTCCATAGAGGTATAAGGGGAATTGTGAAGGATGAACATGGAAATGGCATTAAAGGAGCTACAATAACTGTTAGGGGGATGCGGCATGACATCACTACAG CTGAGGATGGTGATTACTGGAGATTGTTGAATCCAGGTGTCCACATTGTGACAGCAGCTGCCACTGGCTTCTCTAAAGTATCTAAGCGCATTAACCTACCAAGGAACACGCAGGTGGGCAGAGTGGACTTTGTGCTGAAGAGGGTCCCACAAGACCCCTCTCTTGACTACTTTAACATCCCTGAGCTGGACAATTATGAGCGCTTTGACCCATTTAATCAGTTTGAGCAGTACAGCCAGCGGGAGCTGGGAGAGAATGGGGAGGAGAGAACTGAGAAGCCCTGGTGGTGGGCTTATTTCAGCCAGTTAGGCATATCTGCACCTACCTGGCTCCTGCGGAACTACTAG
- the cpz gene encoding carboxypeptidase Z isoform X2, with the protein MINFVRRSYCHIIQSMDNKMFTFLIVLSALATCLTVPQRCSPEAAAIGRCRTPAEERPQCLEMVLGYCQDVPYSHTTFPNIVGHRTRQELEMGAEYLLLSVIHGLLKGECSPDIRLLGCSVLAPRCQDGRLMKPCRSTCEMVKQSCKHAFEAIQMAWPYFLDCDRFFVGREEGCYDPLSALREKQEVAFANISDGGLSTILQFTYHSNSQMFSILKKTAVKCPHIAHTYSIGRSVEGKNLLVIEFSNNPGQHDLLEPEIKLIGNMHGNEVLGRQLLIYLAQYLCSEYLLGNERIQTLINTTRIHILPSMNPDGYEIAASEGHEYNGWTSGRANAQNLDLNRNFPDLTSIFYNRRRFRHFRNHHIPIPESYWLNKVVAPETYAVMKWIRSYPFVISASLHGGELVISYPFDFSRHPEEERMYSPTPDEQVFRQLARTYADAHATMSNNDTERCGASFGNKGGIINGAQWYSFAGGMSDFNYLHSNCYEITVELGCDKFPSEVELYPEWLRNKEALLSFMESVHRGIRGIVKDEHGNGIKGATITVRGMRHDITTAEDGDYWRLLNPGVHIVTAAATGFSKVSKRINLPRNTQVGRVDFVLKRVPQDPSLDYFNIPELDNYERFDPFNQFEQYSQRELGENGEERTEKPWWWAYFSQLGISAPTWLLRNY; encoded by the exons ATGATCAACTTTGTACGTCGTAGCTACTGCCACATCATTCAGTCTATGGATAACAAAATGTTCacgtttttaattgttttaagcGCACTGGCGACATGCTTGACTGTCCCACAACGATGTTCCCCGGAAGCAGCAGCAATAG GAAGATGCAGAACACCTGCAGAAGAGAGGC CGCAGTGCCTAGAGATGGTGCTTGGTTACTGTCAGGATGTGCCTTACAGCCACACCACATTCCCCAACATTGTTGGTCATCGTACACGGCAGGAATTAGAGATGGGTGCGGAGTACCTTCTCTTGAGCGTGATCCACGGGCTGCTGAAGGGAGAGTGTTCTCCAGACATCCGTCTTTTGGGCTGCTCAGTGTTGGCTCCACGTTGTCAAGATGGCAGACTTATGAAGCCGTGCCGTAGCACGTGTGAAATGGTGAAACAAAGCTGCAAACATGCCTTTGAGGCCATCCAAATGGCATGGCCTTACTTCCTGGACTGTGACCGATTCTTTGTTGGCAGGGAGGAGGGTTGTTATGACCCATTGTCAGCGCTAAGAG AAAAGCAGGAAGTGGCCTTTGCCAACATATCTGATGGTGGTCTTTCCACTATCCTTCAATTCACTTACCACTCCAACTCTCAGATGTTCAGCATCCTGAAGAAGACAGCAGTGAAATGCCCCCATATCGCACATACGTACAGCATTGGACGCAGTGTGGAAGGAAAAAACTTACTAGTTATTGAATTTTCTAATAACCCTGGACAACATGACCTAT TGGAGCCAGAGATAAAATTAATTGGGAACATGCATGGAAACGAGGTTCTCGGCCGACAGCTGCTGATATACCTGGCTCAGTATCTGTGCTCTGAGTATTTGCTGGGCAATGAGCGAATTCAGACACTCATCAACACCACACGCATCCATATCCTACCCTCCATGAATCCCGACGGCTATGAGATTGCTGCTTCTGAG GGTCATGAGTACAACGGATGGACCAGTGGTCGGGCCAATGCACAGAATCTCGATCTGAACCGCAATTTCCCTGACCTCACCTCCATCTTCTACAATCGACGTCGCTTCAGACATTTCCGTAATCACCACATCCCCATCCCTGAATCCTACTGGTTAAATAAG GTAGTTGCACCAGAGACCTATGCTGTAATGAAGTGGATACGATCCTATCCTTTTGTTATATCTGCCAGTCTGCATGGAGGAGAACTGGTCATCTCATACCCTTTTGACTTCTCTAGACATCCTGAAGAAGAAAGGATGTACTCACCCACACCAGATGAACAA GTCTTTAGGCAGTTGGCTAGGACATATGCAGATGCCCATGCCACTATGTCCAACAATGACACAGAGAGATGTGGAGCCTCATTTGGCAATAAAGGAGGGATAATCAATGGAGCACAGTGGTATAGCTTTGCTGGAG GGATGTCAGATTTTAACTACCTGCATAGTAACTGTTATGAGATCACAGTGGAGTTGGGCTGTGATAAATTCCCCTCTGAGGTGGAGCTCTACCCAGAGTGGCTCAGGAATAAGGAGGCACTGCTCAGCTTCATGGAGTCT GTCCATAGAGGTATAAGGGGAATTGTGAAGGATGAACATGGAAATGGCATTAAAGGAGCTACAATAACTGTTAGGGGGATGCGGCATGACATCACTACAG CTGAGGATGGTGATTACTGGAGATTGTTGAATCCAGGTGTCCACATTGTGACAGCAGCTGCCACTGGCTTCTCTAAAGTATCTAAGCGCATTAACCTACCAAGGAACACGCAGGTGGGCAGAGTGGACTTTGTGCTGAAGAGGGTCCCACAAGACCCCTCTCTTGACTACTTTAACATCCCTGAGCTGGACAATTATGAGCGCTTTGACCCATTTAATCAGTTTGAGCAGTACAGCCAGCGGGAGCTGGGAGAGAATGGGGAGGAGAGAACTGAGAAGCCCTGGTGGTGGGCTTATTTCAGCCAGTTAGGCATATCTGCACCTACCTGGCTCCTGCGGAACTACTAG